A region of Pseudomonas leptonychotis DNA encodes the following proteins:
- a CDS encoding PilZ domain-containing protein: MRHFLRHPSDMPVELVLRKQAYVPRQRLNNISLGGVACNSSRAFRSGTAIELRIPLFGEHARYPGLVAWCRKQKGQYLVGIAFVDEDTLFRARMVEQVCQIEHYRHQREKELGCSLSVETVAQEWIAQHAAEFSQASLNQ; the protein is encoded by the coding sequence ATGCGTCACTTTCTGCGTCATCCCAGCGATATGCCGGTTGAGTTGGTTCTGCGCAAGCAGGCTTATGTTCCCAGGCAGCGGCTCAACAATATCAGTCTCGGTGGTGTGGCTTGCAACTCAAGCCGCGCTTTTCGAAGTGGCACTGCAATCGAGCTGCGTATCCCATTATTTGGTGAGCATGCGCGCTACCCCGGTTTAGTCGCCTGGTGCCGCAAGCAGAAAGGGCAGTATTTGGTCGGTATTGCCTTTGTCGACGAGGACACGCTGTTTCGCGCCCGTATGGTCGAGCAGGTTTGCCAAATTGAGCATTATCGCCACCAGCGCGAGAAAGAGCTGGGTTGCAGCCTGTCTGTCGAAACAGTTGCACAGGAGTGGATCGCTCAGCATGC
- a CDS encoding thioredoxin, whose amino-acid sequence MYDYLGCHQFDTTLGSIVTELELTDLDADRTLLDLPGTSLLLFTSIGCASCRWARCELPNLPLPIQHLAWIDAANNGGLVTRYEVFHLPALFVVRDGQFYGALQTRLHTAELTQALNTALSRPAEELP is encoded by the coding sequence ATCTATGACTACCTCGGATGCCATCAATTTGATACCACATTGGGCAGTATAGTGACTGAGCTGGAACTGACAGACTTAGATGCAGACCGTACTCTGCTGGACCTACCCGGCACTTCACTGTTGCTATTTACCAGCATAGGTTGTGCCAGTTGTCGCTGGGCACGCTGTGAACTGCCTAATTTACCCCTGCCGATTCAACATCTGGCCTGGATTGATGCCGCTAACAATGGCGGTTTAGTGACGCGTTACGAGGTATTCCATCTGCCCGCCTTGTTTGTGGTGCGTGATGGCCAATTTTATGGCGCCCTGCAGACGCGTTTGCACACCGCCGAACTTACCCAAGCGCTGAACACTGCCCTGTCGCGCCCCGCAGAGGAGCTTCCCTGA
- a CDS encoding putative 2-dehydropantoate 2-reductase yields the protein MNAKPRIGIIGSGAIGGFYGLMLARAGFDVHFLLRSEFADVAAHGLQVNSAQHGNLHLKPVQAYQSVADMPPCDWLLVGAKTTSNAEMAPLIIQAAAPGAKVVLMQNGLAVEEELRPLLPDSLHLLGGLCYICAHRSAPGVVEHQALGNINLGYHSGPANDAESRQLILEQGSALFQAAGLDSTAMAELDQARWQKLVWNVPYNGLAVLLNSHTTALMSNAESRALVAAIMQEVVDAAAACGHQLPAGFAGKLLAATDRMPDYLPSMYHDFILQRPLELHAIYAAPLAAAAAAGCAMPRTEMLYQALRFLQQRQQ from the coding sequence ATGAATGCAAAACCCCGTATCGGCATTATTGGCAGCGGTGCCATTGGCGGCTTTTATGGCCTGATGCTGGCGCGCGCCGGTTTCGATGTGCATTTTCTGCTGCGCAGTGAATTTGCTGACGTGGCCGCCCACGGCTTGCAGGTCAATAGCGCACAGCATGGCAACCTGCACCTAAAGCCGGTGCAGGCTTACCAGTCAGTGGCGGATATGCCGCCCTGCGACTGGTTGTTGGTCGGCGCCAAAACCACCAGCAACGCTGAGATGGCCCCACTGATCATCCAGGCCGCCGCGCCAGGCGCCAAGGTCGTACTGATGCAGAACGGTCTTGCCGTTGAGGAAGAACTGCGACCACTGTTACCGGACTCGCTGCATCTACTCGGTGGCCTCTGCTACATCTGCGCCCATCGCAGCGCGCCAGGCGTGGTCGAGCATCAGGCACTGGGCAACATCAACCTGGGTTATCACTCGGGGCCCGCTAATGATGCCGAGAGTCGTCAGCTGATTCTTGAGCAAGGCAGCGCCTTGTTCCAAGCAGCAGGCTTGGATTCCACCGCCATGGCTGAACTCGATCAGGCGCGCTGGCAGAAGCTGGTGTGGAATGTGCCCTACAACGGCCTGGCCGTGCTGTTAAACAGCCACACCACAGCCCTGATGAGCAATGCCGAAAGCCGTGCGTTGGTTGCCGCAATCATGCAGGAAGTCGTCGATGCGGCCGCGGCCTGCGGCCATCAACTGCCTGCCGGGTTTGCCGGCAAACTGTTAGCCGCCACCGATCGCATGCCGGATTACCTGCCCAGCATGTACCACGACTTCATCCTGCAACGTCCGTTGGAGCTACATGCCATTTATGCTGCACCCCTGGCAGCGGCGGCCGCAGCCGGTTGCGCCATGCCGCGTACCGAGATGCTCTATCAAGCCCTGCGCTTTCTTCAACAACGCCAACAGTAG
- a CDS encoding 5'-nucleotidase, with amino-acid sequence MSKALGDKLVLAISSRALFDLRESHQVYESQGVAAYRQYQIEHEEEILAPGDAFPLVEKLLAINTTLKQQRVEVILVSRNSADTGLRAFNSIQHYGLGISRAAFVGGRSPDPYLAAFGCHLFLSTHAEDVRSALRSGFGAATILSGGARRAASNELRIAFDGDAVLFSDESERVYQQGGLEAFQSHERQSARELLGGGPFKPFLAALHRLQQEFPEESCPIRTALVTARSAPAHERVIRTLREWNIRLDESYFLGGLEKAAILETFGADVFFDDQAGHCEKAREVVATGHVPHGISNELPL; translated from the coding sequence ATGAGCAAGGCATTAGGCGACAAACTGGTACTGGCGATTTCTTCACGCGCGCTGTTCGACCTGCGCGAGAGCCATCAGGTTTATGAAAGCCAAGGCGTCGCGGCTTATCGCCAATATCAGATTGAACATGAAGAGGAGATTCTCGCCCCTGGCGATGCCTTCCCCTTGGTGGAAAAACTGCTGGCGATAAACACGACACTCAAGCAGCAGCGGGTCGAAGTCATCCTGGTTTCACGCAACAGTGCCGATACCGGGCTGCGCGCCTTCAATTCGATCCAGCACTATGGCTTGGGCATCTCCCGCGCTGCTTTTGTCGGCGGGCGCAGCCCAGACCCGTATCTGGCGGCATTCGGTTGTCACCTGTTTCTCTCCACCCATGCTGAGGATGTGCGCAGCGCTTTACGCTCAGGCTTTGGTGCGGCCACCATTCTTTCTGGTGGCGCGCGACGAGCGGCCAGCAATGAGCTGCGCATTGCCTTCGACGGTGACGCTGTATTGTTTTCCGATGAGTCCGAACGGGTCTATCAACAGGGCGGGCTGGAAGCCTTCCAGAGCCACGAACGCCAGTCGGCCCGCGAGTTACTCGGCGGCGGCCCGTTCAAGCCGTTCCTTGCGGCGCTGCACCGCTTGCAGCAGGAGTTTCCCGAGGAAAGCTGCCCGATTCGCACCGCATTGGTCACTGCCCGTTCGGCGCCGGCGCATGAGCGGGTGATTCGTACCCTGCGCGAGTGGAATATTCGCTTGGATGAATCCTATTTTCTCGGTGGCCTGGAGAAAGCAGCCATCTTGGAAACCTTCGGCGCCGACGTGTTCTTCGACGACCAGGCCGGGCACTGCGAAAAAGCCCGTGAGGTGGTGGCGACCGGCCATGTCCCCCACGGCATCAGCAACGAGCTACCGCTGTAA
- a CDS encoding universal stress protein produces MIRSILYATDLGLYAPYILQHALALTRSFNASLYVVHAVEPMGLFAESVLQTYLDEERLKELRTKGLSTVMASIEQRVLEGFRDEIGEALHDLDLVKAVRVVQGDPPLVILDEAQQLGVDLLVLGSHSHGTDMDIPLGRTASRLVQLSEVPVYLVPMLQHRSRGEL; encoded by the coding sequence ATGATTCGTTCGATTCTCTATGCCACTGATCTCGGTCTATATGCGCCCTACATCCTGCAGCATGCGTTGGCGCTGACCCGCTCCTTTAATGCCAGCCTCTATGTCGTGCACGCCGTAGAACCTATGGGCCTGTTTGCCGAGTCGGTTTTACAAACCTATCTAGATGAAGAACGACTCAAAGAACTGCGCACCAAGGGCCTGAGTACGGTGATGGCAAGTATCGAGCAACGGGTACTGGAAGGCTTTCGCGATGAGATCGGCGAAGCGCTGCATGACCTCGATTTGGTTAAAGCCGTGCGCGTGGTTCAGGGCGACCCACCCTTAGTCATACTCGACGAAGCGCAGCAACTCGGCGTTGATTTACTGGTCCTAGGCAGTCACAGCCACGGTACCGACATGGACATTCCGCTGGGGCGTACCGCGTCTCGCTTGGTACAACTATCCGAAGTCCCGGTGTACCTGGTGCCCATGCTGCAGCATCGCAGCCGTGGCGAACTTTAA
- the cysB gene encoding HTH-type transcriptional regulator CysB: MKLQQLRYIWEVAHHDLNVSATAQSLYTSQPGISKQIRLLEDELGVEVFARSGKHLTRITPAGERIINTAGEILRKVESIKQIAQEFSNEKKGTLSIATTHTQARYALPPVISAFIKQYPDVALHMHQGTPMQIAEMAADGTVDFAIATEGLELFNDLVMMPCYRWNRCVVVPQGHPLTKLPKLTLEALAEYSIVTYVFGFTGRSKLDEAFSHRGLTPKVVFTAADADVIKTYVRLGLGVGIVAKMAVDAKLDPDLVVLDAGDLFESSVTKIGFRRGTFLRGFMCDFIEKFAPHLTRDVMAKAVQCHSKIELEELFEGVELPLH; the protein is encoded by the coding sequence ATGAAGCTTCAGCAACTGCGCTACATCTGGGAAGTCGCGCATCACGACCTCAACGTATCGGCCACGGCACAAAGCCTCTATACCTCGCAGCCGGGCATTAGCAAACAAATCCGCCTGCTGGAAGACGAACTGGGGGTTGAAGTCTTCGCCCGCAGCGGCAAGCACCTGACCCGCATCACCCCGGCCGGCGAGCGCATCATCAATACAGCAGGGGAAATACTGCGCAAGGTCGAAAGCATCAAGCAGATCGCTCAGGAATTCTCCAATGAGAAGAAAGGCACCCTGTCCATTGCCACCACCCACACTCAAGCGCGATATGCGCTGCCGCCGGTAATCAGCGCCTTTATCAAGCAATACCCAGACGTAGCCCTGCATATGCATCAGGGCACGCCGATGCAAATCGCCGAGATGGCCGCCGACGGCACCGTCGACTTCGCTATTGCCACTGAGGGCCTGGAGCTGTTCAACGACCTGGTAATGATGCCCTGCTACCGTTGGAACCGCTGCGTGGTGGTGCCCCAGGGCCACCCCCTGACCAAACTGCCGAAGCTGACGCTAGAAGCCCTGGCCGAATACTCAATCGTTACCTACGTATTCGGCTTTACCGGTCGCTCCAAACTCGACGAAGCCTTCAGTCACCGCGGCCTGACGCCCAAAGTGGTGTTCACCGCTGCCGACGCCGACGTGATCAAGACCTATGTCCGCCTAGGCCTTGGGGTCGGCATCGTGGCCAAGATGGCAGTCGATGCCAAGCTCGACCCGGACTTGGTGGTGCTCGATGCCGGCGATCTATTCGAGTCCAGCGTGACCAAGATCGGCTTTCGACGCGGCACCTTCCTACGTGGATTCATGTGCGACTTTATCGAAAAATTTGCCCCGCACCTGACCCGCGACGTGATGGCTAAAGCCGTGCAATGCCACAGCAAGATTGAGTTGGAAGAGCTGTTTGAAGGGGTTGAGTTGCCGCTGCACTGA
- a CDS encoding bile acid:sodium symporter family protein encodes MTADPLLTLFLPVALGIIMLGLGLSLTLADFARVVKFPKPVLIGLGCQLLLLPLVCFFLAKAFGLAPALAVGLMLLAASPGGTTANLYSHLAHGDVALNITLTAVNSVIAVLTMPLIVNLSLAYFMEGDQALPLQFTKVVQVFIIVLGPVAIGLWIRSRFAGFAARMEKPVKIISALFLLIIIVLAVVKDWQTFVDYAPLVGGAALAFNVISLAVGYWVPRLMKLSLRQSIAIGMEIGIHNGTLAIALALSPMLLNNATMSIPAAIYSIIMFFTAAAFGWWINFAHGKELQGAE; translated from the coding sequence GTGACTGCTGACCCGTTATTGACCCTGTTCCTGCCCGTTGCCCTGGGCATCATCATGCTTGGCCTGGGTTTGTCGCTGACCCTGGCAGATTTTGCTCGGGTGGTGAAGTTCCCCAAACCAGTATTGATCGGTTTGGGCTGCCAACTGCTGTTGCTGCCGCTGGTGTGCTTCTTTCTGGCTAAAGCCTTTGGTCTGGCCCCTGCTTTAGCGGTGGGGCTGATGTTGCTGGCGGCATCGCCCGGCGGCACCACGGCCAACCTCTATAGCCATTTAGCGCATGGTGATGTGGCGCTGAATATCACCCTGACGGCGGTTAACTCGGTGATTGCGGTGCTGACCATGCCGCTGATCGTCAACCTATCGCTGGCCTACTTTATGGAGGGCGATCAGGCCCTGCCGTTGCAGTTCACCAAGGTGGTGCAGGTGTTCATTATCGTACTGGGGCCGGTGGCCATCGGTCTGTGGATACGCAGTCGCTTTGCTGGGTTCGCGGCGCGGATGGAAAAACCAGTGAAGATAATCTCGGCACTGTTTCTGCTGATCATCATTGTGCTGGCGGTGGTCAAGGATTGGCAGACCTTTGTCGATTACGCACCGCTGGTGGGCGGCGCTGCGCTGGCCTTCAATGTAATCAGCCTGGCGGTGGGCTACTGGGTTCCGCGTTTAATGAAGCTGAGCCTGCGCCAATCGATAGCCATCGGCATGGAAATCGGCATCCACAACGGCACTCTTGCGATTGCTCTGGCACTGAGCCCGATGTTGTTGAACAACGCGACCATGTCGATCCCGGCAGCGATCTACAGCATCATCATGTTCTTCACGGCGGCCGCGTTTGGCTGGTGGATCAACTTCGCCCATGGCAAGGAGTTGCAGGGCGCAGAATGA
- a CDS encoding SDR family oxidoreductase, whose translation MSLSFSGRVALVTGGAAGIGRATALAFANEGLQVVVSDVDVVGGEGTVALIREAGGDALFVRCDVTRDAEVKVLMERTLSAYGRLDYAFNNAGIEIEKGKLAEGSESEFDAIMGVNVKGVWLCMKHQIPLLLAQGGGAIVNTASVAGLGAAPKMSIYSASKHAVIGLTKSAAVEYAKKKVRVNAVCPAVIDTDMFRRAYEADPKKGEFAAAMHPVGRIGKVEEIATAVLYLCCDNAAFTTGHALAVDGGATAI comes from the coding sequence ATGAGCTTGAGCTTTTCCGGCCGGGTTGCCCTGGTCACTGGTGGTGCTGCTGGTATTGGCCGTGCCACAGCACTGGCGTTCGCCAACGAAGGTCTGCAGGTGGTGGTGTCCGACGTCGATGTGGTGGGTGGTGAGGGGACTGTTGCGCTCATCCGTGAAGCCGGCGGCGACGCGCTGTTCGTGCGCTGCGACGTGACCCGCGACGCCGAGGTCAAGGTGCTGATGGAGCGAACCCTGAGCGCCTATGGCCGCCTGGACTACGCCTTCAACAATGCCGGCATCGAGATCGAGAAAGGCAAGCTGGCCGAGGGCAGTGAGAGCGAGTTCGACGCCATCATGGGTGTCAACGTCAAAGGCGTGTGGCTGTGCATGAAGCACCAGATTCCACTGCTGCTGGCGCAGGGCGGCGGGGCGATCGTCAACACCGCTTCAGTGGCTGGCCTCGGTGCTGCGCCGAAGATGAGTATCTACAGCGCATCCAAGCATGCCGTTATCGGTCTGACCAAATCCGCGGCAGTCGAATACGCGAAGAAAAAAGTACGGGTCAATGCCGTATGCCCAGCTGTGATCGACACCGACATGTTCCGCCGTGCCTATGAGGCCGATCCGAAGAAGGGCGAGTTCGCTGCCGCCATGCACCCGGTCGGGCGCATCGGCAAGGTCGAGGAAATCGCCACCGCAGTGCTCTACCTGTGCTGCGACAACGCTGCGTTCACTACGGGTCATGCCCTGGCAGTGGACGGTGGCGCTACGGCGATCTGA
- a CDS encoding NADP-dependent oxidoreductase translates to MTAPLNRQFLLAQRPVGLPSRETFSYVENSVGEPGAGQILVKNAYLSLDPAMRGWMNDAKSYIPPVGIGEVMRALGVGEVIASQHPDFAVGDHVNGALGVQDYFLGEPKGFYKVDPKRAPLPLYLSALGMTGMTAYFALLDVGAPKAGETVVISGAAGAVGSVAGQIAKLKGCRVVGIAGGADKCKFLIDELGFDGAIDYKNEEVIAGLKRECPKGVDVYFDNVGGDILDAVLTRLAFKARVIICGAISQYNNKENVKGPANYLNLLVNSARMEGMVVMTYAPRFAEAAAEMGGWLASGKLKSKEDIVSGLQTFPETLLKLFSGENFGKLVLKVD, encoded by the coding sequence ATGACCGCTCCACTCAACCGCCAATTTCTGCTCGCGCAACGCCCTGTCGGCCTGCCGAGCCGCGAGACCTTCAGTTATGTAGAAAACAGCGTCGGCGAACCCGGCGCGGGGCAGATTCTGGTGAAAAACGCCTACCTGTCGCTGGACCCGGCCATGCGCGGCTGGATGAACGATGCCAAATCCTATATTCCGCCGGTCGGTATTGGCGAAGTGATGCGCGCGCTCGGCGTGGGTGAAGTGATCGCCTCGCAGCACCCCGACTTTGCCGTGGGCGATCATGTAAACGGCGCCCTGGGCGTGCAGGATTATTTCCTCGGCGAGCCCAAGGGCTTCTACAAGGTCGACCCCAAACGCGCACCGCTGCCGCTGTACCTGTCGGCGCTGGGCATGACCGGCATGACCGCCTACTTCGCCCTGCTTGATGTTGGCGCGCCGAAAGCCGGTGAAACCGTGGTGATCTCCGGCGCAGCGGGTGCCGTAGGCAGCGTGGCCGGACAAATCGCCAAGCTCAAAGGTTGCCGTGTGGTGGGCATCGCCGGCGGCGCGGACAAGTGCAAGTTCTTGATCGATGAGCTGGGCTTTGATGGCGCCATCGACTACAAAAATGAAGAGGTCATCGCTGGCCTCAAACGCGAGTGCCCGAAGGGCGTGGACGTGTATTTTGACAACGTCGGTGGCGACATTCTAGATGCGGTGCTGACTCGCTTGGCCTTCAAAGCGCGGGTGATCATTTGCGGCGCGATCAGCCAATACAACAACAAAGAGAACGTCAAAGGCCCAGCAAACTACCTCAACCTGCTGGTCAACAGTGCGCGCATGGAAGGCATGGTGGTGATGACTTACGCCCCACGCTTTGCCGAGGCGGCTGCGGAGATGGGCGGCTGGTTGGCCAGCGGCAAGCTGAAGTCCAAGGAAGATATTGTCAGCGGTTTGCAAACCTTCCCGGAAACCCTGCTCAAGCTGTTCAGCGGTGAAAATTTCGGCAAGTTAGTGCTTAAAGTCGACTAA
- the relA gene encoding GTP diphosphokinase — protein sequence MVQVRAHQPINDDGSINLEAWLGHVLSVDPALDRDALREACEFAREAEQQANAAKNLWTEGASSFRSGLEIAEILADLKLDQDSLVAAVIYRCVREGKVPLALVHQRFGPVVAKLVEGVLRMAAISASMNPRDSLVLGSQAQVENLRKMLVAMVDDVRVALIKLAERTCAIRAVKEADDEKRQRVAREVFDIYAPLAHRLGIGHIKWELEDLSFRYLEPDQYKQIAKLLHERRLDREHYINEVMGQLRGELEATGVQADISGRAKHIYSIWRKMQRKGLQFSQIYDVRAVRVLVPQVRDCYTALGIVHTLWRHIPKEFDDYIANPKENGYRSLHTAVLGPEGKVLEVQIRTQAMHEEAELGVCAHWRYKGTDVKASSNHYEEKISWLRQVLEWHEELGDIGGLAEQLRVDIEPDRVYVFTPDGHAIDLPKGSTPLDFAYRVHTEIGHNCRGAKINGRIVPLTYSLQTGEQVEIITSKHGTPSRDWLNSNLGYVTTSRARAKIVHWFKLQDRDQNVAAGKAQLERELQRLALPHVDFEKLAEKANMKTSEDMFASLGAGDLRLAQLVNLAQQLVEPDRVNEQLELIPRKALGFKPGKRGDIQIQGVGNLLTQMAGCCQPLPGDPIVGYITQGRGVSIHRQDCASVLQLAGREPERIIQVSWGPVPVQTYPVDIIIRAYDRSGLLRDVTQMLLNEKLNMLAVNTRSNKDDNTASISITVEIPGLDALGRLLGRISQLPNIIEARRHRVS from the coding sequence ATGGTTCAGGTCAGAGCGCATCAGCCGATCAATGACGACGGCAGCATCAACCTTGAAGCCTGGCTCGGGCATGTACTGAGTGTCGATCCAGCCTTGGATCGGGATGCCCTGCGTGAGGCCTGCGAGTTCGCCCGCGAGGCCGAACAGCAAGCCAATGCTGCGAAAAACCTATGGACTGAGGGCGCGTCGAGCTTTCGTTCCGGGCTGGAGATCGCCGAAATTCTGGCTGACCTCAAGCTCGACCAGGATTCGCTGGTTGCTGCCGTTATCTACCGCTGCGTACGCGAAGGCAAAGTGCCGTTGGCGTTGGTGCATCAGCGCTTCGGTCCGGTGGTGGCCAAGCTGGTTGAGGGCGTGTTGCGCATGGCGGCGATCAGCGCGTCGATGAACCCGCGTGACTCGCTGGTGCTCGGCTCCCAAGCGCAGGTGGAAAACCTGCGCAAAATGCTGGTGGCCATGGTCGACGACGTGCGCGTGGCGCTGATCAAGCTGGCCGAGCGCACCTGTGCGATTCGTGCGGTAAAAGAAGCCGACGATGAGAAACGCCAGCGTGTGGCCCGTGAGGTGTTCGATATCTATGCGCCTCTGGCCCATCGCTTAGGCATCGGCCATATCAAATGGGAGCTGGAAGACCTGTCTTTTCGCTACCTGGAACCGGATCAGTACAAGCAGATTGCCAAGCTGCTGCATGAGCGCCGGCTGGACCGCGAACACTACATCAATGAGGTGATGGGGCAGTTGCGTGGCGAGCTGGAAGCCACCGGCGTGCAGGCGGATATCAGTGGCCGAGCCAAGCACATTTATTCGATTTGGCGAAAAATGCAGCGCAAGGGCCTGCAGTTCAGCCAGATCTATGACGTGCGTGCGGTGCGCGTGTTGGTGCCGCAAGTGCGTGATTGCTACACCGCGTTGGGCATCGTACACACCCTGTGGCGGCATATTCCCAAGGAGTTTGACGATTACATCGCCAACCCCAAGGAGAACGGCTACCGCTCACTGCACACCGCGGTACTTGGCCCGGAAGGTAAGGTGCTGGAAGTGCAAATTCGCACCCAGGCCATGCACGAAGAGGCCGAGCTGGGCGTATGTGCGCACTGGCGTTACAAGGGCACCGACGTCAAAGCCAGCTCCAATCATTACGAAGAGAAAATTTCCTGGCTGCGCCAAGTACTCGAATGGCATGAAGAACTGGGGGATATTGGCGGTCTGGCCGAACAGCTGCGCGTCGATATTGAGCCGGACCGGGTTTATGTGTTTACCCCGGACGGGCATGCCATCGACTTGCCGAAAGGCTCAACGCCGCTGGATTTTGCTTACCGGGTGCACACTGAGATTGGTCACAACTGCCGCGGCGCCAAGATCAACGGGCGTATTGTGCCGCTCACTTACAGCCTGCAAACCGGTGAGCAGGTGGAAATCATCACCAGCAAGCACGGCACACCGAGCCGTGACTGGCTGAACTCCAACCTGGGTTACGTCACCACCTCGCGGGCGCGGGCCAAGATTGTTCACTGGTTCAAGTTGCAGGACCGTGATCAAAACGTTGCTGCGGGTAAAGCCCAGCTTGAGCGTGAGTTGCAGCGTTTGGCGCTGCCGCATGTGGACTTTGAAAAGTTGGCTGAGAAGGCCAACATGAAAACCAGCGAAGACATGTTTGCCTCGTTGGGCGCGGGCGATTTGCGCCTGGCGCAGCTGGTCAATCTGGCGCAGCAGTTGGTTGAGCCTGATCGCGTTAACGAGCAGCTTGAGTTGATCCCACGCAAGGCGCTGGGCTTCAAACCGGGCAAGCGTGGCGATATTCAGATTCAGGGCGTGGGCAACCTGCTCACGCAGATGGCTGGTTGCTGTCAGCCGCTGCCGGGCGATCCGATTGTGGGTTACATCACCCAGGGTCGTGGCGTCAGCATTCACCGCCAAGATTGTGCCTCGGTGTTGCAGTTGGCCGGACGTGAGCCTGAAAGGATTATTCAGGTCAGCTGGGGGCCGGTACCGGTGCAGACTTATCCGGTGGACATCATCATCCGTGCTTACGACCGTTCAGGGCTGCTGCGTGACGTGACTCAGATGCTGCTCAACGAGAAGCTCAACATGCTGGCGGTGAATACGCGCTCGAACAAGGATGACAACACCGCGTCCATATCGATCACCGTCGAAATCCCCGGGCTGGACGCGCTGGGCCGTTTGTTGGGGCGTATCAGCCAGCTGCCGAATATCATCGAAGCCCGGCGTCATCGGGTTTCCTGA
- the rlmD gene encoding 23S rRNA (uracil(1939)-C(5))-methyltransferase RlmD, translating to MAKKDGGLRFQPSGGTRAPQVPVGKKQKLTIERLANDGRGIGFVEGRTWFVSGALVGEQVEARVLGAHGKVVEARVERILTASAERRNEACVHAKVCGGCSLQHMPHDDQLALKQRMLSEQLSRLADLQPQEWAAPLVGPELGYRRRARIAVLWDKKAKRLDVGFRAAASQDILAITDCPVLVQPLQPILRALPQALRELDKPQAIGHVELFSGSSNAVLIRHTAELNDADLARLQAFCTTHNAQLWLHGVTEPMPVEPDQSLSYRLERYNLDLAYRPGDFVQVNQPVNDAMVAQALDWLAPQADERVLDLFCGLGNFALPLAQRVRELVAVEGVASMVERAAENALNNGLSNAHFYQADLSNPLVEAGWMQGGFAAALLDPPRDGALQMVKQMTALGVKRVLYVSCNPTTLARDSAELQAQGYRLERAGILDMFPQTAHVEAMALFVRQ from the coding sequence ATGGCGAAGAAAGACGGCGGTCTACGCTTTCAGCCCAGCGGTGGCACCCGTGCGCCGCAAGTACCGGTGGGCAAGAAACAGAAACTGACGATTGAGCGCCTAGCCAATGACGGTCGGGGCATCGGCTTTGTTGAGGGGCGTACCTGGTTTGTCAGTGGCGCGCTGGTGGGCGAGCAAGTTGAGGCGCGGGTGCTGGGTGCTCACGGCAAGGTGGTCGAGGCACGCGTCGAGCGCATTCTGACGGCCAGTGCCGAGCGTCGTAATGAGGCCTGCGTTCACGCCAAAGTCTGTGGCGGCTGTAGCCTGCAGCATATGCCCCATGATGATCAGCTTGCCCTCAAACAGCGCATGCTCAGTGAGCAGTTGAGCCGTTTGGCGGACCTGCAACCGCAGGAGTGGGCCGCGCCTTTGGTGGGTCCTGAACTGGGCTATCGACGCCGTGCCCGTATCGCCGTGCTCTGGGACAAAAAGGCCAAGCGTCTGGATGTGGGTTTTCGCGCAGCAGCCAGCCAGGACATTCTCGCCATCACCGATTGCCCGGTTCTGGTACAGCCCTTGCAGCCGATCCTGCGCGCGTTACCGCAGGCATTGCGTGAGCTGGATAAACCCCAAGCCATTGGTCATGTCGAGTTGTTCAGTGGCAGCAGCAATGCTGTGCTGATACGACACACCGCTGAATTGAATGACGCGGACCTAGCCCGCTTGCAGGCTTTCTGCACCACGCACAATGCACAGCTGTGGTTGCACGGCGTGACTGAGCCAATGCCGGTTGAGCCCGATCAGTCGCTGAGTTACCGCCTGGAACGTTACAACCTCGATCTGGCGTACCGCCCTGGCGACTTTGTTCAGGTCAACCAGCCGGTCAACGATGCCATGGTCGCGCAAGCGCTCGACTGGCTTGCGCCGCAAGCCGATGAACGAGTGCTGGATCTGTTCTGCGGCCTGGGCAATTTTGCTTTGCCCCTGGCCCAACGGGTGCGTGAATTGGTGGCGGTAGAGGGGGTGGCGAGCATGGTCGAGCGCGCCGCAGAAAATGCCTTGAACAACGGCTTAAGCAATGCGCACTTTTACCAGGCCGACCTGTCCAACCCGCTGGTCGAGGCTGGCTGGATGCAGGGCGGTTTTGCTGCTGCGCTGCTCGATCCGCCACGTGATGGTGCGTTACAGATGGTCAAGCAGATGACGGCGCTGGGCGTCAAACGCGTGCTGTATGTGTCGTGTAACCCGACGACATTGGCCCGCGACAGCGCCGAGTTGCAGGCGCAAGGTTACCGGCTTGAGCGGGCCGGCATCCTCGATATGTTTCCGCAAACGGCTCATGTTGAAGCCATGGCGCTGTTTGTTCGGCAGTAA